In Palaemon carinicauda isolate YSFRI2023 chromosome 14, ASM3689809v2, whole genome shotgun sequence, the following proteins share a genomic window:
- the LOC137652882 gene encoding KRAB-A domain-containing protein 2-like, translating to MSESIEFKFREELLSRYEKCSKYLIPKDAYFQMIGDIRRASKRKNTKSRHEYHLLSKYKVLQCGDVEKIIKKRQTLDETPVYYVSIQDTFHIVKRAHVAIGHGSRDRMSKELQVKYDNIQLDTIELFKSLCLECQEKRKRLMTKGIVVKPILSTEFSSRGQVDLIYMQSMSCRTFKWIMVYQDHLTKFCVLRPLTSKCAAEVAFQLADIYLLLGAPVILQSDNGSEFTAHIIAELRSLWPELSIVHSKPRHPQSQGSVEGENGDIKDMLVVWMADNNSTDWATGIKFVQFSKNLAYHAGIKRSPYAAMFDVNARVGLTSTSLPQEIISCLQSEQDLITMLQQQETDANEPETEAGAGVNEPERELPKAEMNESEQEPEPLSQHQTNKGSDFLL from the coding sequence ATGTCTGAGAGCATTGAGTTTAAATTTCGTGAAGAGTTATTATCTAGGTATGAGAAGTGTTCCAAATATCTCATTCCGAAAgacgcttattttcaaatgattgggGACATTCGTAGAGCTAGcaaaagaaagaacacgaaaagtcGTCacgaatatcaccttctgagtaaATATAAAGTGTTACAGTGTGGGgatgttgagaaaattattaagaaacgaCAAACTCTAGACGAAACACCGGTGTACTATGTCTCCATTCAGGACACATTTCACATAGTTAAAAGAGCACACGTTGCAATTGGTCATGGCAGTCGAGACAGAATGTCAAAAGAACTCCAAGTGAAATATGACAACATTCAGCTAGATACAATTGAACTATTCAAGTCGTTATGCCTGGAATGCCAGGAAAAGAGAAAGCGACTAATGACAAAGGGTATCGTAGTTAAACCTATTCTGAGTACTGAATTTTCATCACGTGGCCAGGTTGATCTCATATACATGCAGTCTATGTCATGTAGAACCTTCAAATGGATTATGGTGTACCAAGACCATCTGACAAAGTTCTGCGTTCTACGTCCGCTCACATCAAAGTGTGCAGCTGAAGTAGCATTCCAACTTGCTGATATCTATCTACTTCTGGGTGCTCCTGTAATCCTTCAATCAGACAATGGTTCTGAGTTTACAGCTCACATTATTGCTGAACTACGTTCTTTGTGGCCTGAATTGTCAATCGTTCACAGCAAGCCTagacacccacagagccaaggctcTGTTGAGGGAGAAAATGGTGACATAAAAGACATGCTTGTAGTGTGGATGGCTGACAACAACTCAACGGACTGGGCTACAGGCatcaaatttgttcagttttccaagAATTTGGCTTACCATGCAGGGATCAAAAGAAGTCCATATGCTGCAATGTTCGATGTAAATGCGCGAGTCGGATTGACGTCAACATCACTTCCACAAGAAATCATCAGTTGCCTGCAGTCTGAGCAAGACCTTATAACAATGCTTCAGCAGCAAGAAACAGATGCCAACGAGCCTGAAACAGAAGCAGGAGCTGGTGTCAATGAACCCGAGCGAGAACTACCCAAAGCTGAAATGAATGAGTCTGAACAAGAGCCAGAGCCACTATCCCAGCATCAAACAAACaaaggttcagatttccttttatga